The sequence TCTCGAAACGCAAGAGGAGACATATCGCTGTGCCGCCGACCCGCAAAATCAGTGGCTTACGTTCGTGATCTCTACGCTTTGAGGCCAGTCGGCCTGCCGATTGGTCCGATCAAGCTCTCCGATGAGATAGAAACCGGCTTCTTCGCGCCCATAGATGATGCAGCCGCGCCGGTGCTGCTAAAGGCCGCGCACTTGCATATACGGGATCTAACCTACGACGAACGACGGATCGCTGCTGTCTTTTTCAACTCCCTACTTGAGCGCAGGCCAGAGCGAATCGAAGAACTTGTCCGTTCCGTGGTGACCCCCGAGCTAACTGAGCAATTTGCACGTCGGTTCAGTCCCGCCCGTGGACGCCAGCTACTGGAATCACTTGATGTGGATGCGTTTGCACGTAATGAGGTTCTGGCGGCACTGCCGGGATACATTGTCGACGAGCAACTTGTGGACTATCTGGCCAAGATGGTCTGGAGTACATTTGAATTCCCGG comes from Patescibacteria group bacterium and encodes:
- a CDS encoding DUF4238 domain-containing protein, encoding MPTAPQVARRHHFVPQFYLRAWYEPGQDGFWLYSRNARGDISLCRRPAKSVAYVRDLYALRPVGLPIGPIKLSDEIETGFFAPIDDAAAPVLLKAAHLHIRDLTYDERRIAAVFFNSLLERRPERIEELVRSVVTPELTEQFARRFSPARGRQLLESLDVDAFARNEVLAALPGYIVDEQLVDYLAKMVWSTFEFPDGPDHFLTSDCPLVVNGGTSSQRPIYLLSIALSPKRLLLVHAKNNEFDQEFLSKLAATHSIQATVQAEKFVISSRQLTDSAAIKYSRIVNEKLKHAKK